From Scyliorhinus canicula chromosome 15, sScyCan1.1, whole genome shotgun sequence:
acgcacacagccacacacactcagccacacacacacactcagccacacacacacacactcagccacacacacacactcagccacacacacacacacacacacgcacacagccacacacactcagccacacacacacacgcacacagccacacacactcagccacacacacacacacgcacacagccacacacactcagccacacacacacacacgcacacagccacacacactcagccacacacacacacacattcagccacacatacacacactgtggTCTGTGCATGGGGTTCCTTTAGGCCGGTGGTCCCTGGGGGGGGTGATCCCTATTACAggaaaaactggtgtcaaaaggccacagattcaccgccttgcaggaggctagcaggcagctgtcttggagctcacagctccagctacCAGTACGGCCTCCCCGCACTTCCCGGTcagaagccgtgcatgcgcatggcggcggcctctaaCGGGCGCGCCGTggtccatggcagactcagaccgcaGACATGGACCAcgcaaatagtgcccccgatgggaaattgctgaggtcttgacccggaccgcccgcacaTTAAAAGCCCACTCcctaacaatgcccccccccccccccaaccccccgatcGGCCCgcctcccgactgtggcggcaatggactgagtccacggcaggaccatgttagaattACACCATCAGGAATTCGGCTAGTCGGGGCGGAGAGTAGCGGGGtggacctctggcaatggcctcaggtgCTGGATACTTTGCACGGCATACTCCCCGAATACGTGCTATTAGGGGGTTGGCGAATCGCCGAACcgtgccggtcccgatttcatgcaggaaactggattctccgccccgtcgccgaacgcgatttcgccatcggggtgcagagaatacAGCCTCACACACATGTCTAATGCAAGCAGAAACTAGACAGCATCTCTTTCTCCTCCAATACCCGTATCAAAAAAAGAGATCAGAGCTATTAATGCATTTCTGATACTTTAATGTTCATTTATTAATATTCTCCATTAATCCTTTCCAATAATCATTTGCAAAGTACAACGCTACACAGCTAAACAGGTAACCTTTATCTTGTTTGGTTTAATAACAAATGTCATCTTCATCTGTACAAATAATTACTAATAATATTTTTCACCATTTGTGCTGCTACTGTATTGGCCATTGCATTTGGAGATTGTGAGGAATTCAGGCGATGTTCGTAGTTGTGATttggagagaggaaaaggaagcaACTTAAACAACGTCATGGATGAATAAATTAGACAGCCTTGGCGAAACCCATTTGGTTTCCGCCTCGGTCAAAAATGGAATAGTAGACTCCAATGAAAACATCTCCAAGAATCCAGAGGTCGTCATTCATTTTCTCAAAACCGCTCACACAATAGTTCTTTCCTTTGTACGTTTTCTGCAAGTAAAGTAATAAAGAACAAATCAGCCGATTTTCCTACATTTGTTTGCTTCTAAGATTACACTTGCTTTTGCAGCATGCGGTATTACACGCAAACATATTGCATTACATACAAACATACTTATTTGACAGATAGGAAACAAAGGACTTGCCCCAAACTTCACGATGAGCAGATCACCCTGATGTTTCCTTGGAAAAAATACCAAAGCACTTTGCACAATGAATTAATTTGAAAGGAAAGAGTCTGCGGTAAGGGAAAATCCAGCAGAAAACCTTCAACTTTAAAAATTAAGTTAgcgtacccaattttcttttccaattcaggagcaatttagcgtggccaatccacctaccctgcacatctttggattgtatgcgtgaaacacacgcagacacagggagactgtgcatactccacacaggcagtgacccggagccgggattgaacccagatccccagcgccataggtagcagtgctaaccattgcgccaccacgcCCCTGTTGAAAATATTCATATCACCACGTTGCACGTTTGCCATATGGATGAATGAACAGTTCATCACAGTGGCAcgttagcacattggttagcactgttgcttcacagctccatggtcccaggttcgattcccggcttgggtcactgtctgtgcggagtctgcacgtttcccccgtgcctgcgtgtgattcctccgtgtgctccggtttccttccacactctaaagatgtgcaggttaggtgtattggccatggtaaattggatTTAGCGTCCaacaaggttgggtggggttaccgggttgcgaAGAAGGGGTAGACGTGTGGTGCTCTTTctagggcggggggggcggtTCTGGCCACGATGGAAGTTGTTCTGATGCCTGTTTGAGGGCTTGTTTGTTTCCAGTGTGTGGGAAAGGAGGGTTGGGGAAGTGTTCAGGGGAGAAAGCGAGGAACAAAATGTCAAATTGTGGGGAGTGGGTTATGTTTGTTGAATGACTGTGTGTATATGTTCATATATGTTCCGGTTTAAATAAACATATATATTTTTAAGaagcacactgggctggattctccgattctgagactaagcgctgacgccggcgtgagaaCGGTGGCTTTTTATCGACCGAACAAACTCCGCAAATTGGCCACCAATCCTCCGACTGGCGGAGtgggctagcaggcacacagcagAGAGCCCCTGGCTCTAGTTGcggatacagccggagaattgccgggtccgtggccacacatgcgcagggcaGTGCTCGCACCGTGCAGCACGGTgtcggcctgccaaatagtgaccccctttggccaggcccgCCAGCCTTGGACCAATCCCACCATTGCCCCAGCACCCGGCAAAGCCCCCTCGGCCCGCGGATCGgctccccccgcgccaccccccaccccccactgtggctacgctggacttagtccgcagctGCTACGCCGAGTTCCCGAAAATAAATGCCACACGGGACCgacggcgtgcggtgtactcctaAAGTACGCCGTTTttggtgggggcggagcatcgaaaaAGAGGCGTCACCTGCGATTTCGGCACCAACATCGATTCTTCGGCCGATCATCGAACACGATTTCAatgtcggagaccggagaatcccacacacTGTTCCCGAACAGAGTCAGCTGACGTTAGGATTCACTGTAAAAACTGGGCTATGCCATTGCACTGAAATCTGTTCTAAACCCAGTAACCCGGAGATGGTGTACGGTGCTGTGGGAATTCCAGCAGCTTAAGGGTTAAAGCATACCTTGAGCACATAAGCAGAAGAAGGAATGGGATAGTCAATTCCATTGATGACGAATGTCACATCGGGCATGCTGGACACGGAATTGCAGTAAACATAATACTGTAGGATAGAGAAAGAAGAAGTTAAGAGTGGTATAATCTGAAGGGGCAGCTCACATCTATGTTTAAATTAAATGATTGACCAAACGTTAGCTCTGAGAATTTACTTAGTTTTAGCATATGTGTAAAAGATCATTATCAATGCATCTGAATCTTCTTTAATAGAAGACACTTGTGTACTTTAAGATTTGAGATGGAATTATCTCCTTCCCATGATAAAACACAATGCAAATTACCCATGCATCATTTTCTGGGCCGGCGCCAATTGCGTGCAGAATTTTCTGAATAGGTGCGGCAGATCCAACGATCAGGGAGGTTCCAGTATCAACAATGGCCTGACAACCACTTTGGCAAGCCACCATCTGGCCATTTAATTTCACACTAGGAAGTAAAAGGACATTCATAGTTAGGTGACCTGTTTTGGAAATCTAATTGACAACTGAGATTAATGTGCGCAAATGTGTGCATCATGCATCAAGATGGTTATTCCACTTGAGGTAAATATAAGACATCGCATTCGGATTGTGTTTTTGAATCTCTCAGTACGGCTGCTTTGTCTTTAGTACATTTTCAACTATTGTCTTGCaatatttagctcactgggctaaatcgctggctttgaaagcagaccaaggcaagccagcagcagggttcgattcccgtaacagcctccctgaacaggcgccggaaagtggcgactaggggcttttcacagtaacttcatttgaagcctactcgtgacaataagcgattttcatttcatgtatgaTGTTTCTCACTTTTCTGGTTTGCATTTGACTCTGTCTTGCTTATCTCAATCATTGTGATCTTCTCCAACACTAAAGCACATGCCGTCAGCTGTGCCTGCCAATTACTCTGCATTCTTTGTTGGTTCTATCGGGCTAGTCTCTGTCGTATTGTTTTGCTGGGAATTCTGTTTCAAAACATTCTTCATCCTCAAAAGTCTCTTCAAAACTCAATTCTTTAACTGTGCCTTTAGTTCATTCCCTCTTTCCCATCCTTcagtgactaccatccggtggccctgacatcagtcgtaACAAAGTGCTTCGAGAgcttgatcatgaagcgcatctcagaacgccttgatccactgcaatccgcataccgccacaaccagtccacagcagacgccatctccctcatcccgagagcatctcggcAACAacaactcctatttattgactacagctccgacttcataatcccaaccaagctcatatcaaagctccaaaacctaggacttggctccttcctctgcaactggatcctcgactttctgacccatagaccacaatcagtaaggataaacaacaactccgcctccacaatagtcctcaatatgggggccccgcaagactgcgtacttagccccctgctctactccctgtacacacacgattacgtggaaaaatttggttccaactccatctacaagtttgctgacgacatgcctatagtgggctggatctcgaataacgacaagtcagaatactggagggagatagagaacctagtggagtggtgtaacaacaacaatctatccctcaatgccagtaaaactaaagagctggtcactgacttcaggaagcaaagtactgtacacacccctgtcagcatcaatggggccaaggtggagatggttagcagtttcaaattcctaggggtacacatctccaaaaatctgtcctggtccacccacgtcgacgctaccaccaagaaagcacaacagcgcctatacttcctcaggaaactaaggaaatttggcatggccacattaacccttgccaactttttcagatgctccatagaaagcatcctatctggctccatcacagcctggtgtggcaactgctcagcccaagaccgcaagtaacttcagagagtcgtgaacacagcccagtccatcacagaaacttgccTTCCATCCATtagctccatctacacctcccgctgcctggggaaagcgggcgacagaatcaaagacccctctcacccggcttactcactctcccaacttcttccatcaagagatacagaagtctgagaacatgcacaaactcaaaaacagcttcttcccccctgctaccagactcctaaatgaccctcttatggactgacatgattaatactacacttctgtgtgcttcacccaataccggtgtctatgtatttacattgtggacattgtgttgccctattctgtattttctttttcttttattttattttcatgtatttaatgatctgtttgagctgctccaaaaaaacactcttcactgtacctcggtacacaggacaataaacaaatccaatctaatccttcATCACTTCATCCACTGCTTAACCTTCAGAGTGCCTTTGGATGTTGCTGTGTGGCAAAACTGCACAACAAACCTGGTTGTAGTTGACTTGCATTCAAGCAGCCCCGGCATTAATTGGGGATGTTGTCTTTACAAGCAGTTGGATCAATATCtgttgagtggggagggggggttgagggtgagatAGGTATTGATCATGCTGCGTGATCGTCCAATCAGGTGGATAGGGAAGGTGTAGAGAATCATCAGGAGGTAGGGGCAGAAGTCCATGAGATCACAATGGAGCAGGGAGTACAGGCCAGTACTTGCTTTGAACCTGAATAACTCTGGATTATGCATTTCCCAGCTAATTCCTGATATTTCTCTTTGACACGCCTGTAATGTTAAACGACCCAGCAAGCACTGTGCAACATTTAGCCTCTTTTCCATTGGAAATTGTTTTGGCACAAATCACATTTTTGCAGCTGAATTCTATCGCGAACATGTAACATTTGTTAATAGGCATTTACTCACCCGTCGAGTTGGATTTGCCAGTATCCTTGTACGGTGACGGGAACCCAGTTAATTTGACCTGTGAAATGGTTTGGATCAACTCCACCAAATACAACTTCACTTCCAGACTGACCGTTTTCTCTGTAAATCAAAggttaaaaatgaattaaatctGGAAGTATGCAGGTTCAGAATTTCTGTCAGCTTCTACGATCACATCATATTAGCCTTTTGTCAAATATGTGCCTGAAAATTGTTCTTAACCTCTTGGAAAGCTTGCTGGAATGTCTGGAGAATTTGACAACTAAAGTGTAGGATGCAACTATATCCTACCACAGCACAGTGTGAATCCACAAGGTTTTAAATGTTTGCATCGTGATCTGGTCAGATTTATTTGATTTGTTGttgtgatggggaatggggaacaGCCTGGGCAGAAAATGGAAGCGGATTCAAGAGTAAATTGCAAAAGGGAATTGGGCATATGTTGGGAAAAGGGTTATGGTGGATGGGCAGGGGAGTTAGACTAATTGGATAGTTCCCTCAAAGTGCTAGCACacgcacaatgggccgaatggcctgtttctgtgctgcatagGATTCTATTCATTAAAGTCTACATGGATGGAATCAATTCGAGAGTGGGTTCACTGCCGAGGGTGGCGGGATGGGCCGAAGAATGATAGTCAGAGCTAAGCCAGGGAAGAAAACTGGAGCAAAACAGAAGGGGATTCTTAAAGGGGGCATAAGCAATTCAAAGACatcaaatatttttttcaaactgAGCTGTGGCCTTCCAGGAGAAACGATGAGCCCAAAGGGACCACTGCTCGCCCTCACTCTGCCAACAGAGCTTTTATTGCTTCCTATTTCTGCCCCATGATGTACTGCTGCCATATCTGGATTCCCTGTTGGTGATGGTCCCGAAGCAGAACGGAGGGAAATTGGCTGGTTTCCCTGACCCCGGCCTTCCCACCATCATTTGAATACACGGAGTGACAGACAGTCAGGCAGCTAAAATCCCTGACAGATGGGGCAGGGAGCTGGAAGAAACTTTGCTGCAgtgcagatgggggggtggagttCTGTCTACGGGCATCCAATTACTTAATTTCCCAATGCTGTATCGCCTATTGAATTATGCCAGAGAAAAATCCAAGTGTTGATAGAGAGAGGTTGAAGAAAAGGGCAAGTTTGGTGCAGGTTATGTTGGAAGCTCTTTATGAAGGGATTCATCAGTGAATGTTAAAAAATACTTCACCTAGTCAGGTAAAAAGAAAAGAGAGGCCGCTCCACCAGATTCTCGGACATCATGTTATCGAAAACAGTTGTGGCGCCTGATACGGCATAATTTGGATATCCCAATCCCAGAATTCCATCAAATTTAGCGTAGTAAAGGAAATTGCCAGGCTCAGTGATACTTAAACCAAATTCTTGGTGGGTGATATCAATGTTGCCAACCTAATTGAAAAAAAGACAGTTTAAATATTTACAGTAGATCGTCCTGTAAGAAGGTCAAGTTAACATATGAACACATTAGGGTATTGCCACCTTCTTGGTCTCTGCTGTTTAAAATTGACCTTGGAAGGTATAGAGCCTCAGGCTGCTCCTCACTAGGTGAATGTCTTTGGAATGTGAAGATAGGGACATAAACACTCTGTTCTGGAGGTTTCTGCTGCTATGTCTCAGTCATTGGGCACTAATGTATCGAGTGAGGTGAGGCACTGCTGTCTCTAAATGGGCAGATGTGGGCCCCACTAACCCATCCCACTGAAGAGTTTTAAAGAGTTTCCGGAACGTCGTGTCTTCCTCCAGGAGCTGAGGAAGATATGTGATGTGAGAAATAAAGGGTGAGCACGATTACTTTGAGTTGTAAAGTGAGATACATTTTTGAAAGCTGTTTCATTTGCTGTATTTGTCCAGAAGCTTTATCTTACACATTATTCTCGATACGTTTTGTtagcgatgaagttactgtagctgtgtttgtttatttttaacaTTTCGCACTTTCCCACGAGCTGTGAGAATATGATGGGATGTGCTCAATGGGAACACATTGAAGGCCAAGAGCAGTCAAAATAACCTTTGGTACGCACCCACAAGAAGCTGTattgtgtataaatgtgtgttatTGCAACTGCTCAGTGAGAAATTTTGTGACTTGAATCTTTCCCTTGCACACTGTAAATAAACGATATTCTGACTTTAACTATTTCTGGACTCCAACTGGCTTTTGTCGCACAATATATGGAGAAGATGTCAGGGGGAACGCGAACAACCTTCCAAACTCCCAGGTGGCATCCGAGTTCATGACCACATGCATCAGGCGTGCACCCATAGTTGGCAGTTGCACTGAATTCGTCAATTCTAATTACGTGCTCTTACACTAGCCTCAAAAGCTCGAGTAGGGCAACGTGACAAAGATTGTGGACTTGACAATGTTTGCAAATTAAAGAAGAAGAGAAaattcttttttaataaatttcgagtacccaattaattttttccaattagtgggaaatttatcatggctaatccacctaccctgcttctGGGGCccaaatccacgcaaacatgggggggggggggggtgttcaaactccacacggactgcgattgaacctgggacctcgtgccgtgaggcaacagtgctgaccactgcgccaccgtgctgccccaggaaacCTCTTCTTATGCTGCACCTTCAGAAATTGTTTAGATATCCCAAAATGTTTCCCAGCCAATGAGTTACTTTCAAAGTGCACCCAGTTATTGTCTGTCACTATGGTATGTGTGACCCAGCACTTAAACAAATCTGAACTGGACAGAGAGAGCCAATGTGCCTCTATTAAAGGTTAGGTATATCTGTCTAAACCTGCCAAATCTTTTGAGTAGGATTGGattgtatttgtttactgtcacgtgtaccgagatacagagaaaagtattttcctgcgagcagctcaacagatcattaagtacatgggaagaaaagaaaatacataatagggcaacacaaggtatacaatgtaactacataagcaccggcatcgatgaagcatacaggggtgtagagttaatcaggtcagtccataagagggttatttaggagtctggtaacagctgggaagaagctgttttacaGTCTGTTtgcacgtgttctcagacttctgtatttcctgcccgatgaaagaaatTGGAAGAataagtaagccgggtgggagagtctttgattatgctgcccactttccccaggcagcaggaggtgtaaatggagtcaatagatgggaggcaggtttgtgtgatggactgggcggtattcgcaactctctgaagtttcttgcggtcctgggccgagcagttgctataccaggctgtgatgcagcccgataggatggttTCTATGGTGACCATAAGGGTAGATAAAGGTAGATAATAGCGATTTTACATCAGGGGCACCTCAAAAGGCATTGGATAAGGTTCCAAACAAATGATTATTGGCAAAAGTAAGACCACTCTTTGAAGATGGACATGTGGCTTTGGTTAGAAATGGTTTGGTAGGTAGGatgcagagagtggagataaaggatATGTATGTGGAAGGTGGAATGTGGTAGGGATCTGCTCTGGGACCTCAGTTTTTTGCCATATGATGACTGTTATAACCCACGCGGGTCTCACGGGGTAGGGATGATCGACTGTCCTGTGGAGCTTgtagaatatgagctccctcgaTAAGTAGACAGCGGACCCTTAGCAAGGACCATGTgtctttgtataaatagagtcggccagtcagGCACCGACTACAGAAGGCCCAGTAGGGGACtatgttaaataaaataagctttgTTTCTCTCTAAAACATGGTGTGGATTCTTCATTGCCCCCTTACAAAAATGACTCAGATGAAGGAATTGATCACTGTATAAGACTGCTGATGACATAAAGTTAGGAGTGACAGTACGCAGTGCAAGTAGAAGGTCATTCTTGCAAAGGAACATAAATAGAATAAGTGAATGGCCATTCTGAGTTCAGTGTGGGCATGTTTGGCAAAAGATAAAGAATATTTCCCAAATGGTGAGGAATTAAGAATGGTAGAGGTGAGTGACTCAGGAGCCCAACAACACAAATCATTCAAAGCCAGTAGGTAGGTATGAAAATCAATCAGAAAAGCCAATGGATTGCTTGTGTATAAAAGGggctaaaaggggctggtttagcacagggctaaaacagaccaagcaggccagcagcaaggttcaattcccgtaacagcctccacgaacaggcgccagattgtggcgacgaggggcttttcacagtaacttcatttgaagcctacttgtgacaaaaagcgattttcatttcatttcatttcatcataacTCAAGGACGCTGAAATACAAAGGGCAGGCAGTTGTTCGTCGGTCAGATgctcaaggacagttagggatgggcaataaatgttgacctaaccagcgatgcccacatccaacaAAAGGATAAAGAAACACAATCTATGAAGCTGAATTCAATCGGGGCAATGAGATGGGCAATCAGCTAGTTTGACTTACTCTGACAGTATCATATCCCAGTATACCAGTCATGCTGCCAGTGTCATATCGAATGGAAACAGATTTTTCGCCCATCTGAaatgttgaggagtcttgtggaATGAACTTGGTATGATCCTCTAcaagaaaaacacattttatcCACTCAGTTTCAGTAGATGATTCTGTTCATTTCAATATAACAACAGGTTGACCAGGACTAATGGTACAGAGATATGGTTAAATCTCAGCACAACAGCTGACGAATTTAAATTCAACTCATTAAAAATAGATAtggaataaaaagctagcatTGGTTGTGGTGATTCCTTCTTGGTCCCTCAGGGTCAAGGATAAatgtttgggtgggtggggtagggttGGGGTGAAGATGCCTGTGTGTGGATTCGTTTAACATGGGGTGGTCGTTACAACCTCCACACGGTCCCAACAGAGCGAGAAGTTGGCCCAATGTGAGGGAAATCTGAGATGGCTGGAGACCGGGCTTTGCTATAGGACTGGGTCTAACACACACCCATCATCCTCACTCCCCGCtgcttctcctctcccccacgctgctgcccctgtccccccgctgctgctcctctcccccgctgctgctcctctccccccgctgctgctcctctcccccgctgctgctcctctccccgctgctgctcctctccccccgctgctgctcccctccccccgctgctgctcctctccccccgctgctgctcctctccccccgctgctgctcctctccccccgctgctgctcctctccccccgctgctgctcctctctccccgctgctgctcctcttcccgctgctgttcctctcaccccgctgctgctcctctccccccgctgctgctcctctctccccgctgctgctcctctctctccgctgctgctcctctccccccgctgctgctcctctccccccgctgctgctcctctccccccgctgctgctcctctctccccgctgctgctccccccccccgctgctgctcctctctccccgctgctgctcctctctccccgctgctgctcctctctccccgctgctgctcctctctccccgctgctgcttctctcCCCCCATTgcagctcctctctccccgctgctgctcctctccccccgctgctgctcctctctctccccgctgctgctcctctctctccccgctgctgctcctctccccccgctgctgctcctctcccctcgctgctgctcctctcctcccgctgctgctcctctctctccccgctgctgctcctctctcgccgctgctgctcctctcccccactgctgctcctctccccccgctgctgctcctctctccccgctgctgctcctctctccccgctgaaTCCTGACAGTATCTCAGGAGTTCTCTGTGCTGCTCATTTGAAGTTTTCCCGCCTCTCCGATCAGCTGCTTCCCACCCAGCCAAGTGGAGATTCAGGGTTTAACAATTGCACTATCAGCTCACAATGAAGCAACTCTAAGTCAAGAAGAATAACTGTATCAGCTCAAGCTTCTGTAAACCGTTATGCGTTCAAAAAAAGCCAACATGTGCTATTGTGAGA
This genomic window contains:
- the LOC119978021 gene encoding pepsin A-3-like produces the protein MTIKAATTRTHSHWNLTFPCGFLQLFEEAKMKWLLIALACIQLSECIVRVKLFKGKSVRDVLAERGLLEEFLKEHKDNLYSRFRGASKGQSFASTDSLVNYLDLSYYATISIGTPPQSFIVIFDTGSSNLWVPSNYCYSYACKDHTKFIPQDSSTFQMGEKSVSIRYDTGSMTGILGYDTVRVGNIDITHQEFGLSITEPGNFLYYAKFDGILGLGYPNYAVSGATTVFDNMMSENLVERPLFSFYLTRENGQSGSEVVFGGVDPNHFTGQINWVPVTVQGYWQIQLDGVKLNGQMVACQSGCQAIVDTGTSLIVGSAAPIQKILHAIGAGPENDAWYYVYCNSVSSMPDVTFVINGIDYPIPSSAYVLKKTYKGKNYCVSGFEKMNDDLWILGDVFIGVYYSIFDRGGNQMGFAKAV